One genomic segment of Hevea brasiliensis isolate MT/VB/25A 57/8 chromosome 3, ASM3005281v1, whole genome shotgun sequence includes these proteins:
- the LOC110659123 gene encoding uncharacterized protein LOC110659123, which translates to MAKYGEGDKRWIVEDRPDGANVHNWHWAETDCLEWSRSLLSNLLSNLVILDGEGNLFIKIKKIEKVDGEAYVNVRKGKNIPGYELNVSLSWEGEAKDSDGKSLLKVDGSVEIPYISDENADEDPEIKVTIKDEGPVGKRLKEAMVAKGKPVIEEKIRIYVQSMAKGGPAKDELEAKKVAPKGQSTAVKEAEADSATPAAGEKKEVKKESSKGFKKETNKGFKTISMTEKFSCRARDMYEILMDENRWKGFTQSNARISKELGGEFSIFDGSVTGTNVELQEGKIIVQKWRFGSWPDGIVSTVRLTFDEPEPGLTVIQLLHTDIPEEDRYGNATVVENTERGWRDLIFHRIRAVFGFGI; encoded by the exons ATGGCCAAGTACGGAGAAGGGGACAAGCGCTGGATCGTAGAGGATAGACCAGACGGCGCCAATGTCCACAATTGGCATTGGGCCGAGACCGATTGCTTGGAATGGTCGCGGAGCCTCCTCTCCAATCTTCTCTCTAATCTCGTTATCCTTGATGGCGAAGGAAATCTTTTCATCAAGATCAAGAAGATCGAGAAGGTCGATGGCGAAGCCTACGTCAATGTTCGAAAGGGTAAAAACATTCCAGGGTATGAGCTTAATGTCTCCCTTTCTTGGGAAGGTGAAGCTAAGGATTCTGATGGAAAATCTTTGCTTAAGGTGGATGGATCCGTTGAGATCCCGTATATTTCGGACGAGAATGCTGACGAGGATCCGGAAATTAAGGTGACCATTAAGGATGAGGGCCCAGTTGGAAAGAGATTGAAGGAAGCAATGGTGGCTAAAGGAAAACCGGtgattgaagagaaaatcaggattTATGTTCAAAGTATGGCCAAGGGTGGACCTGCTAAGGATGAATTGGAAGCAAAGAAGGTCGCGCCCAAGGGGCAATCTACGGCGGTAAAGGAGGCTGAGGCTGATTCGGCGACCCCTGCAGCCGGAGAGAAGAAGGAGGTGAAGAAAGAATCGAGTAAAGGGTTTAAGAAAGAAACAAATAAAGGGTTTAAAACTATAAGTATGACGGAGAAGTTTAGTTGCAGAGCTAGGGATATGTATGAGATATTGATGGATGAGAATAGATGGAAAGGTTTTACTCAGAGTAATGCGAGAATAAGTAAAGAATTAGGAGGGGAGTTTAGTATTTTTGATGGGTCGGTGACAGGGACCAATGTGGAGTTGCAGGAAGGTAAAATAATAGTGCAGAAGTGGAGGTTCGGGAGCTGGCCTGATGGAATTGTTTCAACG GTAAGACTTACTTTCGATGAACCTGAACCTGGGCTTACTGTTATCCAGCTTTTGCACACTGACATTCCTGAGGAAGACAG ATATGGGAATGCAACTGTGGTGGAGAACACAGAGAGAGGATGGCGGGATCTTATTTTCCACAGGATACGGGCAGTTTTTGGTTTTGGCATATGA